In one window of Pseudoalteromonas sp. GCY DNA:
- a CDS encoding CBU_0592 family membrane protein has product MIDLMFDIIGMTGTFLVVGAFFMLQLEKASPDSLTYNLMNLSGAILLLISLCYNFNLASFVIELFWIAASLIGLFKYFKARKLASA; this is encoded by the coding sequence ATGATCGATTTAATGTTCGATATCATCGGTATGACAGGCACTTTCTTAGTTGTTGGTGCATTCTTTATGCTACAGCTGGAAAAGGCATCTCCCGATAGTCTAACGTATAACTTAATGAATTTAAGTGGTGCGATCCTACTACTGATTAGCCTTTGTTATAACTTTAACCTTGCAAGCTTTGTGATTGAGCTATTTTGGATCGCAGCCTCTTTAATTGGATTATTTAAATATTTCAAAGCTAGAAAACTGGCATCTGCTTAG
- a CDS encoding DUF1761 domain-containing protein — MILSFEALNLWAIILAALSSFMLGGIWYSPMLFQKAWMEGCGLTELDLQTSDPKMTFGVAFMLSLLSAVFMAVMLDLSLSLLAATGVGLGVGIFFVACSLGISYIFEQRPMKLFLVNGGYHVLQFTLIAFVLRIMS, encoded by the coding sequence ATGATACTCTCATTTGAAGCATTAAACCTTTGGGCAATTATTCTCGCCGCTTTGTCTTCCTTTATGTTAGGTGGTATTTGGTATTCTCCTATGCTGTTTCAAAAAGCATGGATGGAGGGATGTGGACTGACAGAGCTTGACTTACAAACGAGCGATCCCAAGATGACTTTTGGCGTCGCATTTATGTTGTCTTTGCTATCCGCTGTGTTTATGGCGGTGATGCTTGATCTATCGCTCTCTTTGCTAGCGGCTACCGGAGTTGGACTTGGAGTGGGGATATTTTTCGTCGCCTGTTCATTAGGAATAAGCTATATATTTGAGCAGCGCCCGATGAAACTGTTTTTAGTCAATGGTGGCTATCATGTGTTACAGTTTACGCTCATTGCATTTGTACTCAGGATTATGAGTTAA
- a CDS encoding response regulator transcription factor, which translates to MKLLLVEDDVPYAQTLIRRLEKQGLSVEHVTSIEDMQVACKQEIFRYILLDMKLGEANSINFITQIKQLNANARIVLLTGYASIATAVEAIKLGADDYLTKPASTSLIVQTLLGEKAQEIVEEVMSPERLEWEHIQQVLKANEGNISETARQLNMHRRTLQRKLQKKPVYK; encoded by the coding sequence ATGAAGTTACTGCTTGTTGAAGATGATGTGCCTTATGCGCAGACATTAATAAGGCGCTTGGAAAAACAAGGTCTTAGTGTTGAACATGTTACTTCCATTGAAGATATGCAGGTGGCTTGTAAACAAGAGATTTTCCGATACATATTATTGGATATGAAACTTGGTGAGGCCAACTCAATAAATTTCATAACACAAATCAAGCAGCTCAATGCAAATGCTCGCATTGTATTATTAACGGGTTATGCCAGCATTGCGACTGCAGTTGAGGCGATAAAATTGGGCGCTGACGACTACTTAACTAAACCTGCAAGTACCAGCTTGATAGTACAAACGCTATTGGGAGAGAAAGCTCAAGAAATTGTGGAAGAAGTCATGTCTCCAGAGCGACTAGAATGGGAACACATTCAGCAAGTTCTAAAGGCAAATGAAGGTAATATCTCTGAAACCGCGCGGCAACTTAACATGCACAGAAGAACGTTGCAGAGGAAATTACAAAAGAAACCTGTTTATAAGTAG
- a CDS encoding ATP-binding protein: MAIVIQIVMLAIAVVVFGKQFDFVSVVAVVAAESVFQLLSIYAYRNTKEAAPIGMTMQLLADILFLTILLDLTGGATNAFVSLLVLPTVIAAVTIPTINMLMVSAGAIGAYLYLYIKMSHEHVHLMDMSTHLLGMLVNFTFTIIVVVTVVSILVKQNRKKERAIALLREQQLQQEQIIALGSAAAQATHQLATPIAHLALLHEELEESYPKEACVQEMSEPLGKCKEQLNVFREFTEYLKSASKQMITVEHLAEQLKELTNLQFPQQHFRFDITNVQGALCDDPMLMPSILNLISNGVRANEQAKQTDIDVIFTSESTEHVITILDRGEGIAEERLAQLGHNVVNSELGLGMAVLLSHATIERLGGHLLIESDLTYGTKCTVKLPRVSDEVTAC, encoded by the coding sequence GTGGCAATCGTTATCCAAATTGTGATGCTAGCGATAGCGGTTGTCGTTTTTGGTAAACAGTTTGATTTTGTTTCGGTAGTTGCAGTGGTAGCTGCGGAGTCGGTATTTCAGCTACTAAGTATTTACGCCTACCGTAACACAAAAGAAGCAGCGCCCATTGGCATGACAATGCAATTGTTGGCGGATATTTTGTTTCTTACTATTTTGTTGGATCTGACGGGCGGAGCTACCAATGCTTTCGTGTCCTTGTTGGTACTGCCAACGGTTATTGCAGCAGTAACGATTCCAACTATCAATATGTTGATGGTGTCGGCTGGGGCGATTGGCGCTTATCTTTATCTTTATATAAAGATGTCTCATGAACATGTCCACCTTATGGACATGAGCACTCACTTGCTCGGGATGTTAGTTAACTTTACTTTCACTATCATAGTCGTTGTTACCGTGGTGAGCATATTGGTAAAGCAAAATCGAAAAAAAGAGCGGGCTATTGCTTTGTTACGAGAGCAGCAATTACAGCAAGAGCAAATAATCGCATTGGGTAGTGCGGCTGCACAAGCGACCCATCAACTCGCCACGCCAATCGCACATTTGGCGCTATTACACGAAGAGCTGGAGGAGTCGTATCCAAAGGAGGCATGTGTTCAAGAGATGTCAGAACCTCTTGGGAAATGTAAGGAGCAGCTTAATGTCTTTAGAGAATTCACTGAGTATTTAAAGTCAGCGTCTAAACAAATGATAACTGTAGAGCATCTTGCAGAGCAGTTAAAAGAATTAACGAATTTACAATTTCCACAGCAGCATTTTCGATTCGATATTACTAATGTTCAGGGGGCGCTGTGCGATGATCCTATGTTGATGCCTTCGATTTTAAACCTGATTAGCAATGGTGTGCGAGCAAATGAGCAAGCAAAACAGACTGACATCGACGTGATATTTACCTCAGAGTCGACTGAACATGTGATCACCATACTTGATAGAGGTGAGGGAATTGCAGAAGAAAGGCTAGCGCAGTTAGGACACAATGTAGTGAATAGTGAATTAGGGCTTGGTATGGCTGTACTGCTGAGTCATGCGACAATTGAACGGCTTGGTGGACATCTGCTGATTGAAAGCGACCTTACTTATGGCACTAAATGTACAGTTAAACTACCAAGGGTGAGTGATGAAGTTACTGCTTGTTGA
- a CDS encoding ketoacyl-ACP synthase III has product MVYAKITGWGKCIPPASISNDEISTIVDTNDEWISTRTGIKSRRVSHVSTAELATVASQHALACAGLEGKDIDLVLLATCTPSTMVANTASLVQKNIGAVGAAACDTNAACSGFLYALQNATAQIQAGMIKRAVVVAAERMTWYVNWARRDSAVLFGDGAGAVVLEASEEPTGLLGTKTGCDSTDRSILHIPNYGTDMDRCAGTGPSDLSFEGREIFKRAVKGMSEACDDVLNQAQLSLEDIDVLIPHQANLRIIQAIQNRLEIADDKVMVNIDKYGNTSAATIAIALCEAVENGLIKPHANIMSAAFGAGLTWAASYVKWGERTTPIAVSDARLPDCDKTGLELIAPAVAASQAQ; this is encoded by the coding sequence ATGGTTTATGCAAAAATTACGGGCTGGGGAAAGTGTATTCCACCAGCTAGCATCAGTAATGATGAAATTAGTACTATCGTTGACACCAATGATGAATGGATAAGCACAAGAACAGGTATCAAATCCAGACGCGTTAGCCATGTTAGCACTGCTGAACTTGCAACGGTGGCCAGTCAACACGCTTTGGCATGTGCAGGACTTGAAGGTAAAGATATCGATCTTGTGCTACTTGCTACCTGTACACCGTCAACTATGGTGGCAAATACAGCTTCTTTAGTACAAAAAAATATTGGCGCTGTTGGTGCTGCAGCATGTGATACCAATGCGGCCTGTTCGGGCTTTTTGTATGCATTACAAAATGCTACTGCACAGATCCAAGCCGGTATGATTAAAAGAGCCGTAGTTGTTGCAGCTGAGCGTATGACTTGGTACGTGAACTGGGCAAGACGTGACAGCGCAGTATTATTTGGCGACGGTGCTGGTGCTGTCGTGCTTGAAGCAAGTGAGGAACCAACTGGGCTATTAGGCACCAAAACTGGATGTGATAGCACAGATAGAAGTATATTACACATTCCAAACTATGGTACTGATATGGACCGCTGTGCAGGCACCGGGCCTTCTGACCTCTCTTTTGAGGGACGTGAAATCTTTAAGCGTGCTGTAAAAGGCATGAGTGAAGCATGTGATGATGTACTCAACCAAGCACAGCTATCACTAGAAGACATAGATGTACTTATCCCGCATCAAGCTAATCTTCGTATCATTCAAGCTATCCAAAATCGTTTGGAAATTGCAGATGATAAAGTCATGGTTAATATCGACAAATATGGTAATACCTCAGCTGCAACAATTGCAATTGCACTGTGTGAAGCTGTCGAAAATGGTCTTATTAAACCACACGCTAATATTATGTCTGCGGCATTTGGCGCAGGATTAACTTGGGCTGCCAGCTATGTGAAATGGGGAGAAAGAACGACCCCAATTGCGGTGTCGGATGCACGTTTACCTGATTGCGATAAAACAGGCCTTGAATTGATTGCACCTGCAGTAGCCGCAAGTCAAGCTCAATAA
- a CDS encoding aminoacyl-histidine dipeptidase, with protein sequence MLKAHTEISQLEPQAIWKFFDQICAIPHPSKHEEALASFIIDWAKSKNLDVRRDETGNVFIKKPATSGMENRKPVVLQAHIDMVPQKNDDTAHDFVTDPIKPYVDNGWVTATGTTLGADNGIGMASCLAVLDVDDIKHGPLEVLLTVDEEAGMSGAFGLQSGWLEGEILLNTDSEQEGEIYMGCAGGVDASLTLQLAREALPKHHQIFELSLKGLRGGHSGVDIHTGRANANKLLARFLKHHIADFDLRLIEIRGGSLRNAIPREAYAVISFDETQISEFHALIEAYETIIKQELCAIETGITFALSTSKSTTLPMSQASESKVLALLNACPNGVVRMSDDIPGVVETSLNMGVISTTDNSLEVLCLIRSLIDSGRSDVEGMLRSLAELTQADIEFSGAYPGWKPDPSSEVLAIFRDMYESIYGEKPHIMVIHAGLECGLFKEPYPNMDMISFGPTIKFPHSPEEKVEISSVGLYWQQMKGILENIPEKQ encoded by the coding sequence GTGCTCAAAGCGCATACCGAGATCAGTCAATTAGAACCACAAGCAATTTGGAAGTTTTTTGACCAAATTTGTGCCATTCCCCATCCTTCTAAACACGAAGAAGCGCTAGCAAGCTTTATTATTGACTGGGCTAAAAGCAAAAATTTAGACGTACGTCGTGATGAAACTGGTAATGTATTCATCAAAAAGCCTGCGACGAGCGGCATGGAAAATCGTAAGCCCGTTGTATTGCAAGCGCACATTGATATGGTGCCACAAAAGAATGACGATACAGCACACGACTTCGTTACCGATCCAATCAAGCCATATGTTGATAATGGCTGGGTAACTGCAACTGGCACGACGCTAGGTGCAGACAATGGTATCGGCATGGCCTCGTGTTTAGCCGTATTAGACGTTGACGATATCAAGCACGGTCCACTTGAGGTGTTACTAACCGTTGATGAAGAAGCAGGTATGAGCGGCGCGTTTGGTTTGCAATCTGGCTGGTTAGAAGGTGAAATCCTACTTAACACCGATTCAGAGCAGGAAGGTGAGATCTACATGGGTTGCGCGGGTGGTGTAGATGCATCCTTAACTCTACAACTCGCGCGAGAAGCGTTACCTAAACACCATCAAATCTTTGAGCTGTCTCTAAAAGGCTTACGCGGCGGACACTCTGGCGTCGACATTCACACAGGTCGTGCCAACGCCAATAAATTGCTCGCAAGATTCTTAAAGCACCATATCGCAGACTTTGATCTAAGACTTATCGAGATCAGAGGCGGCTCCCTACGCAATGCAATTCCGCGCGAAGCATACGCTGTCATTAGTTTTGATGAAACACAAATAAGCGAGTTCCACGCGCTGATTGAAGCTTATGAAACCATCATTAAGCAAGAGTTATGTGCCATAGAAACCGGGATCACATTTGCGCTCAGCACTTCAAAAAGTACTACATTGCCAATGAGCCAAGCTTCTGAAAGCAAAGTATTAGCGCTTCTCAATGCTTGCCCTAATGGTGTTGTACGCATGAGCGACGATATTCCAGGTGTTGTTGAAACCTCACTTAATATGGGTGTAATTTCTACTACAGATAACAGTTTAGAAGTCCTATGTTTGATCCGTTCATTAATTGATTCTGGTCGCAGTGATGTCGAGGGTATGTTGCGGTCACTGGCTGAGCTGACACAAGCTGACATTGAATTCAGTGGTGCTTATCCAGGCTGGAAACCTGATCCAAGCTCAGAAGTATTAGCTATTTTCCGTGATATGTATGAGTCAATCTACGGTGAAAAGCCACATATTATGGTTATTCATGCTGGTCTTGAATGTGGTTTGTTCAAAGAGCCTTACCCGAACATGGATATGATTTCTTTTGGTCCAACCATCAAATTTCCACATTCTCCTGAGGAAAAAGTAGAAATTTCAAGCGTTGGTCTATATTGGCAGCAAATGAAAGGGATCTTAGAAAACATTCCTGAAAAGCAGTAA
- a CDS encoding leucyl aminopeptidase family protein — protein MNNLLVHSAMGTPISIFSAAELASWQAQQSSTTQLFVKTAQLQSQKTILIPNADSGEVERVIVIAEDDDFWLLGDLAKQLPKGTYFIDIASEQVENHAIAYLLGAYQFSAYKELPAIVAKLAIADANIYAKVKAAVESINLARDLVNTPAADMMPQHMAEVMEELAEQYGASFEQIIGDELLEQNYPTIHMVGRASDNAPRLLDLRWGDENHAKLTLVGKGVCFDSGGLDLKPASGMRNMKKDMGGAAHVIALANMIMAAKLPVRLRVLIPAVENAVSRNAFRPGDVIKTRKGITVEIDNTDAEGRLVLCDALAEAQTEAPELLIDFATLTGACRIALGTELPGFYSTDQAIASELMEIGLGNADPIWQLPLFDQYKALFKSDIADIANCGSTPFGGSITAALYLKEFVEPATTPWLHFDVMAWNVRALPGRPVGGEALGLRTMFSYLEKKFS, from the coding sequence ATGAACAACCTACTCGTTCACTCTGCTATGGGTACACCCATTTCTATCTTCTCCGCTGCAGAATTAGCATCATGGCAAGCGCAGCAGTCAAGTACGACACAGCTTTTCGTAAAAACCGCACAACTTCAGTCGCAAAAAACCATTCTTATTCCGAATGCTGATTCTGGAGAAGTAGAGCGAGTTATTGTTATTGCTGAAGACGATGATTTTTGGCTATTGGGCGATCTTGCAAAGCAGTTACCAAAAGGCACTTATTTTATTGATATCGCTTCTGAGCAAGTTGAAAACCACGCTATTGCTTATTTACTGGGGGCGTATCAATTTTCTGCTTATAAAGAATTGCCAGCGATTGTCGCAAAGCTTGCTATCGCAGATGCCAATATATATGCCAAAGTAAAAGCGGCTGTCGAGTCTATTAATCTAGCAAGAGATCTGGTAAACACACCAGCTGCCGATATGATGCCTCAGCATATGGCTGAAGTAATGGAAGAGCTCGCAGAGCAATATGGCGCATCATTTGAACAAATTATTGGTGATGAGTTGTTAGAGCAAAACTACCCAACGATCCACATGGTGGGCCGTGCGAGTGACAATGCTCCGCGTTTGCTTGATTTACGTTGGGGTGATGAAAACCACGCAAAACTTACTTTAGTTGGGAAAGGCGTATGTTTTGACTCTGGTGGTCTGGACTTAAAACCAGCGTCTGGAATGCGTAATATGAAAAAAGATATGGGCGGAGCGGCTCATGTTATCGCGTTGGCCAATATGATTATGGCGGCAAAACTGCCTGTTAGATTACGCGTACTTATCCCTGCGGTAGAAAATGCGGTATCTCGCAATGCCTTTAGGCCAGGTGATGTGATCAAAACACGTAAAGGTATTACGGTTGAAATTGACAATACCGATGCCGAAGGACGCTTGGTTTTATGTGACGCATTAGCTGAAGCGCAAACAGAAGCGCCAGAGCTATTGATAGATTTTGCAACCTTGACAGGTGCGTGTCGCATCGCCCTTGGCACTGAACTTCCTGGTTTTTATTCTACAGATCAAGCGATTGCTTCTGAGCTAATGGAAATTGGTCTGGGTAATGCGGATCCTATCTGGCAACTGCCTTTGTTTGATCAATATAAGGCGCTGTTCAAGAGCGATATCGCAGACATTGCTAACTGTGGTTCGACGCCATTTGGTGGTTCAATAACAGCAGCACTGTATCTAAAAGAATTTGTTGAGCCAGCCACGACACCTTGGCTACATTTTGATGTGATGGCTTGGAACGTAAGAGCGTTACCGGGTAGACCTGTTGGTGGTGAAGCATTGGGTCTTAGAACTATGTTTAGTTATCTTGAGAAAAAGTTTAGCTAA